One segment of Rosa chinensis cultivar Old Blush chromosome 6, RchiOBHm-V2, whole genome shotgun sequence DNA contains the following:
- the LOC112171138 gene encoding protein NUCLEAR FUSION DEFECTIVE 4 — protein sequence MSSSSSKAFQWLSLVGIIWLQSINGTNTTFPAYSSQLKNTLFLSQLQINNLVFASDAGKLFGWFSGIAAIYLPLWLVLIIGSLLGLIGYGVQFLFVTNQISSPAYWQIFLLTMVAGNSVCWINTVCYVVCIRNFPFHQQVAVGLTTSYQGLSAKIYTDIVGAAFSSSPHKRAKAYLLLNSLLPLLVSVVVAPFVRDIDVGRGEPRNMAAGFKLMFVVTIATGIYAVITSLGSMSSIHLSPLQGVIGTVLFLLIPLVIPIVEKIGEKLSRRWSLDRENRVHDFSIEDQKGLESIESGVVKEEEEEEHSTVQVHNEVGEVQVHHGIGVREEIGVKLMVKRIDFWLYFLVYIFSATIGLVFLNTLGQIAESRGSSKTSSLVSLSSSFGFFGRLMTSLLDYFFSRSKYMISRPAFLVTLAAPIAGVFFLLLNPANVSLIISTAIIGVCTGAITSIAVSITTELFGTKNFSINHNVVVVNISIGSFLFGYSSALIYRKEGNEDGSCLGMACYRSSFIIWGSLCMLGTTLAFVLYARTRKFYSKIS from the exons atgtcttcatcctcatcaaaaGCTTTCCAATGGTTAAGCCTTGTGGGCATCATATGGCTTCAATCCATAAACGGAACGAACACCACCTTCCCTGCTTACTCATCCCAACTCAAGAACACTCTCTTCCTCTCCCAACTACAAATCAACAATCTCGTCTTCGCCTCCGACGCAGGGAAACTCTTTGGTTGGTTTTCCGGCATTGCTGCTATTTACCTTCCCCTCTGGCTAGTCCTCATCATCGGCTCACTTCTCGGGTTGATTGGCTACGGTGTCCAGTTTCTATTCGTAACTAACCAAATCTCATCTCCAGCATATTGGCAAATATTCTTGCTCACCATGGTGGCCGGAAATAGTGTCTGTTGGATCAACACCGTTTGCTATGTTGTTTGCATTCGAAACTTTCCGTTTCACCAACAGGTTGCTGTGGGACTAACAACAAGTTACCAGGGATTGAGTGCAAAAATCTACACAGATATCGTTGGCgctgctttttcttcttcacctcATAAGAGAGCCAAGGCCTATCTTCTTCTAAACTCTCTCCTGCCTTTACTAGTCTCTGTTGTAGTGGCACCATTTGTGAGAGACATTGATGTGGGAAGAGGGGAGCCCAGAAATATGGCAGCGGGGTTCAAATTAATGTTTGTGGTAACAATTGCCACCGGAATCTATGCCGTGATCACCAGTTTAGGATCAATGTCGTCTATCCACTTATCGCCATTGCAGGGTGTGATAGGTACCGTATTGTTCCTACTGATCCCCTTGGTCATCCCAATTGTGGAAAAAATCGGAGAAAAATTATCAAGAAGGTGGAGCCTAGACAGAGAGAACAGAGTGCATGACTTCAGCATAGAAGATCAGAAAGGCCTTGAGAGCATAGAGAGTGGTGTAgtgaaagaggaagaagaagaggaacataGTACAGTGCAGGTTCATAATGAGGTTGGTGAAGTTCAGGTTCATCATGGGATTGGTGTTAGAGAGGAGATTGGAGTGAAGTTGATGGTGAAAAGGATAGATTTCTGGTTATATTTCCTAGTGTATATTTTCAGTGCAACAATTGGGCTTGTGTTCTTGAACACCTTGGGACAGATAGCAGAGTCAAGAGGCTCATCTAAGACTTCTTCTCTGgtttctttatcttcttcattTGGGTTCTTTGGCCGTCTCATGACTTCTCTTCTGGACTATTTCTTCTCAAG AAGCAAGTACATGATTTCAAGGCCTGCATTCCTAGTGACATTAGCGGCACCAATAGCAGGagttttcttcttgcttctcaaCCCAGCTAACGTCTCCCTTATCATCAGTACCGCCATTATAGGAGTGTGCACTGGAGCAATTACTTCTATTGCAGTGTCCATAACCACAGAGCTATTCGGGACCAAGAATTTCTCAATAAATCACAATGTGGTGGTTGTTAATATCTCAATCGGGTCGTTTCTTTTTGGCTACTCATCTGCTCTTATTTATCGCAAGGAAGGAAATGAAGATGGTAGCTGCTTGGGAATGGCTTGTTATAGGAGCTCCTTTATTATTTGGGGTAGTCTTTGTATGTTAGGGACTACTCTAGCTTTTGTGCTATATGCAAGAACAAGAAAGTTCTACTCCAAAATATCATAG
- the LOC112171139 gene encoding protein NUCLEAR FUSION DEFECTIVE 4 produces the protein MSSSSSKAFQWLSLVGIIWLQSINGTNTTFPAYSSQLKNTLSLSQLQINNLVFASDAGKLFGWFSGIAATYLPLWLVLMIGSLLGLIGYGVQFLFVTNRISSSPAYWQIFLLTMVAGNSVCWINTVCYVVCIRNFPFHQQVAVGLTTSYQGLSAKIYTDIVGAVFSSSPHKRAKAYLLLNSLLPLLVCVVVASFVRDIDVGRGEPRNMAAGFKLMFVVTIATGIYAVITSLGSMSSIHLSPLQGVIGTSLFLLMPLVVPIGEKMGEKLSRWRSLDRENTVHNFCTDDQKGLESIESGVVKEGEEEEHSTVHVHNEVGEIQIRHGICVREEIGVRLMVKRIDFWLYFLVYIFSATIGLVFLNTFGQIVESRGSCRTSSLVSLSSSFGFFGRLMTSLLDYFFSRKYMISRPAFLVTLAAPIAGAFFLLLNPSNVSLIISSAIIGVCTGAITSIAVSITTELFGTKNFSVNHNVVVANISIGSFLFGYSSALVYRKEGNEDGSCLGMACYRSTFIIWGSLCTLGTTLALVLYARTRMFYSKIS, from the exons ATGTCTTCATCCTCATCGAAAGCTTTCCAATGGTTAAGCCTTGTAGGCATCATATGGCTTCAATCCATAAACGGAACAAACACCACCTTCCCTGCTTACTCATCCCAACTCAAGAacactctctccctctcacaACTACAAATCAACAATCTCGTCTTCGCCTCCGACGCAGGGAAACTCTTTGGTTGGTTTTCCGGCATTGCTGCTACTTACCTTCCCCTCTGGCTAGTCCTCATGATCGGCTCACTTCTCGGGTTGATTGGCTACGGTGTCCAATTTCTATTCGTAACCAACCGAATCTCATCATCTCCAGCATATTGGCAAATATTCTTGCTCACCATGGTGGCCGGAAATAGTGTTTGTTGGATCAACACCGTTTGCTATGTTGTTTGCATTCGAAACTTTCCGTTTCACCAACAGGTTGCTGTGGGACTAACAACAAGTTACCAGGGATTGAGTGCAAAAATCTACACAGATATCGTTGGcgctgttttttcttcttcacctcATAAGAGAGCCAAGGCCTATCTTCTTCTAAACTCTCTCCTGCCTTTACTAGTCTGTGTTGTAGTGGCATCATTTGTGAGAGACATTGATGTGGGAAGAGGGGAGCCCAGAAATATGGCAGCGGGGTTCAAATTAATGTTTGTGGTAACAATTGCCACAGGAATCTATGCTGTGATCACCAGTTTAGGATCAATGTCGTCTATCCACTTATCGCCATTGCAGGGTGTGATAGGTACCTCATTGTTCCTACTGATGCCCTTGGTCGTCCCAATTGGggaaaaaatgggagaaaaattaTCAAGATGGAGGAGCCTAGACAGAGAGAACACAGTGCACAATTTCTGCACAGATGATCAGAAAGGCCTTGAGAGCATAGAGAGTGGTGTAGTGaaagagggagaagaagaggaacataGTACAGTGCATGTTCATAATGAGGTTGGTGAAATACAAATTCGTCATGGGATTTGTGTTAGAGAGGAGATTGGAGTGAGGTTGATGGTGAAAAGGATAGATTTCTGGTTATATTTCCTAGTATATATTTTCAGTGCAACAATTGGGCTTGTGTTCTTGAACACCTTCGGACAGATAGTAGAGTCAAGAGGCTCATGTAGGACTTCTTCTCTGgtttctttatcttcttcattCGGGTTCTTTGGCCGTCTTATGACTTCACTTCTGGACTATTTCTTCTCAAG AAAGTATATGATTTCAAGGCCTGCATTCCTAGTGACATTAGCGGCACCAATAGCAGGagctttcttcttgcttctcaaCCCATCTAACGTCTCCCTTATCATCAGTTCCGCCATCATAGGAGTGTGCACTGGAGCAATTACTTCTATTGCAGTGTCCATAACCACAGAGCTATTCGGGACCAAGAATTTCTCAGTAAATCATAATGTGGTGGTTGCGAATATCTCAATTGGGTCGTTTCTTTTTGGCTACTCATCTGCTCTTGTCTATCGCAAGGAAGGAAATGAAGATGGTAGCTGCTTGGGAATGGCTTGTTACAGAAGCACCTTCATTATCTGGGGTAGTCTTTGTACGTTAGGGACTACTCTAGCTTTAGTGCTATATGCAAGAACTCGAATGTTCTACTCCAAAATATCATAG
- the LOC112172565 gene encoding fatty acid amide hydrolase: MAKKRVMVPAENIDLSAVKYQQEEIKAPHLTGFFLKLFVWIVEVPIIGSLIISVLKKQNKLTQLLRNTVIPEGPMFKPEFPPQEPETGVVVMDEDGKPEDRVGVALKCLPNYDPATCLSGEASLSFRYWKIRDYAYAYRSKIATPSMVAEHIISALEEFSNKKPPQPLLLSFDAKELRNQAAASTKRFEEGNPISILDGIFVAIKDDIDCCPHLSKGGTTWVHEVRTVRRDAVCVSKLRSCGVIFIGKANMHEMGMGTTGNNPNYGTTRNPHAPDRYTGGSSSGPAAIVASGLCSAALGTDGGGSIRIPSSLCGVVGFKTTYGRTDIGGALCDSGTVEIIGPIASTVEDVILVYSAILGASLADRICLKPSPPSVPDLSLYESLNVLGSLRLGKYTEWFNDVQSTDISDKCEDVLNLLSKNHGCEIVEIVIPELHEMRTAHLVSIGSECVSSLSPDCEDGNGVKLTYDTRTSMALFRSFSASDYVTAQCFRRRIMYHHMEIFKKVDVIVTPTTGMTAPKIPPSALKDGETDMQVTAFLMQFIIAANLLGLPAISVPVGYDKQGLPIGLQLIGRPWGEASILRLASAIEELCVKSKKRPASYFDVLKSN; this comes from the exons ATGGCCAAGAAGCGTGTCATGGTTCCCGCCGAGAACATCGACCTATCCGCCGTCAAATACCAGCAGGAAGAAATCAAGG CTCCGCATTTGACGGGTTTCTTTCTTAAGTTGTTTGTATGGATTGTTGAGGTCCCCATTATTGGTTCTTTGATCATCTCAGTGTTGAAGAAGCAGAATAAGTTGACTCAG TTATTGAGGAACACTGTGATTCCAGAAGGACCCATGTTCAAACCTGAATTTCCTCctcaag AACCAGAAACCGGGGTTGTTGTTATGGATGAGGATGGAAAACCAGAGGACAGAGTTGGAGTGGCCTTGAAATGTCTTCCAAACTATGATCCTGCTACCTGTTTGAGTGGGGAAGCAAGTCTATCTTTCCGGTACTGGAAGATTCGCGATTATGCTTATGCTTATCGCTCCAAGATTGCAACCCCATCTATG GTTGCAGAGCACATTATTTCAGCTTTAGAAGAATTCAGCAATAAGAAACCTCCTCAACCTTTGTTGCTATCTTTTGACGCTAAAGAATTGAGGAACCAAGCTGCAGCTTCAACAAAGCGGTTTGAGGAAG GCAATCCGATATCTATCTTGGATGGGATTTTcgtggcaatcaaggatgataTAGACTGCTGTCCTCATCTGTCCAAGG GTGGAACAACATGGGTGCATGAGGTTCGCACTGTCAGGAGGGATGCAGTTTGCGTTTCAAAGTTGCGTAGTTGTGGTGTGATTTTTATTGGGAAAGCAAATATGCATGAGATGGGCATGGGTACAACTGGAAATAATCCAAATTATGG AACAACAAGAAATCCCCATGCACCAGACAGGTATACAGGAGGGTCTTCCTCTGGCCCTGCAGCAATTGTAGCATCTGGACTATGCTCTGCTGCCCTTGGAACGGACGGTGGAG GTTCAATCCGTATTCCTTCTTCGCTTTGTGGCGTAGTGGGTTTCAAGACAACATATGGACGGACTGATATAGGAGG GGCATTATGTGATTCTGGCACTGTGGAAATTATTGGACCAATTGCTTCTACAGTGGAGGATGTTATTCTAGT GTACTCCGCTATTTTGGGCGCCTCTCTTGCAGATAGAATTTGTTTGAAACCG TCCCCACCTTCTGTGCCAGATTTGTCATTATATGAAAGTTTGAATGTTCTGGGATCCTTGCGACTGGGGAAATATACAGAG TGGTTTAATGACGTGCAGTCAACTGATATCTCTGATAAGTGTGAGGATGTTCTTAATCTTCTATCAAAAAATCATGGTTGCGAA ATTGTAGAAATTGTTATACCTGAGCTCCATGAAATGCGTACTGCTCATCTTGTTTCAATTGGATCTGAATGTGTCAGTTCACTAAGTCCAGATTGTGAGGATGG AAATGGTGTGAAGTTGACATATGATACACGGACTAGTATGGCCTTGTTCCGATCATTTTCTGCGTCAGACTATGTTACTGCCCAGTGTTTTAG GAGAAGGATTATGTACCATCATAtggaaatcttcaagaaggttGACGTGATAGTGACTCCCACAACTGG CATGACAGCACCCAAAATTCCACCTAGTGCTCTTAAAGATGGGGAGACAGACATGCAGGTTACGG CTTTTCTTATGCAGTTTATCATTGCTGCAAATCTTCTTGGACTTCCTGCCATTTCTGTACCT GTTGGCTATGATAAACAAGGACTTCCAATTGGTCTGCAACTAATTGGCCGTCCCTGGGGGGAAGCTTCAATTTTGCGTTTGGCTTCTGCAATAGAG GAACTCTGTGTGAAGTCCAAGAAGAGGCCTGCATCATATTTTGATGTTCTAAAATCTAACTAA